Genomic segment of Citrus sinensis cultivar Valencia sweet orange chromosome 7, DVS_A1.0, whole genome shotgun sequence:
atatacgAAACTTatgtacttttttaatttgaaaattctcatttaaaatatatgagtTGTTAACATGGACAAAACCATCAACTTACAACtagaaataaatcaattaaagtcAATACTCGTTAACTTCTATATATTTCAAGCAACATCATCGTCTTCAGTGCCACTAAGGTTATAATAGAAAAAGACCAATAACTCAATAGCAtgcaaattatatatttgattgaCAACAATGttataatagaaaaagaattaaaaaaaaactttttttttaattattacattttctaacattGGGGTTGTAccgagaattaaaaaaattagggacCTAAGTGCAAACGTgagaaacataaatatttatctttCTCCCTTTGAAATTTTCTAATATACAACACAGTGAAATTGCTGCTTGAACAACtggacttttattttttaaataaagtttaggGATGAGTAAAGtccaaatgaatttttatcccCTTGTCTCTTTCAGGTGACCAGtcaaataaatgagaaattctagaatattCCGAGGTATCATATTAGccaaacaacaaataaataatattatgacaTATGTGTATTTAGTTTGAAGAACCAGAACGCAATTGGTGGTTATATAAAATTCAACTACACGTTTCATACatacattaattatttgtattatttctAATGTTTTATAGAAGTTCTCTAAATAAAGTTATTTGAAAACCATTCAACCAAGCCTctaagagagaaaaaaaaaatgttacttgaaccattaaacttAATTCAACCAtaaatgtttgatttgaacGTCCCTTCAAAAGGTTGGGACTTTTTTAATTGACTTATTTTAATAgcttaattgataaatttcaaattaaaattggaagaTTATAATATGAAACTCTTggacttttgaaaaattaatcagAAGGGAAAATGAAGGACAGATCGATCATTTCTGGTAAAAAAGTCTTGTGCGTGTCTTTAGATGATCCCAACAGTGTATACTCATTTTCCTTTATCATTAACCATCAATTATTACTGTATATTTGTTATCATAAAATTCGGATAAAATAATCGTTGATTCATTTCAATCAAACGGAAGCTTCCTTTGTATGTTTCTGTGGAAGTCAAATGATCATGTTGTTTTCACATGCGTATGCATTGAACCATTGTAATTAACAAAGTGTATCAATTTTCAATGAGTCAAGGTGGGACTGAAAAACTCTATTAAACTTGTGGGAGTGGGACAGATAAtctatttttgaaattcataacactctcAGTAATTTAGTTgaacaaatatttaacttctttttatcttatttgttATCTCATCAGCACTGCAGAAGTGGATTATTTCATAAGCAGCAACAATCCAAAAGTATccctaaataaataattttattcaatattaggATTTGTTCGCCAAAGACTGACTTTAGatttttatagtaaataaaattactataaaatttaattatatgtacgttaaatttttatgaaattttaaaatcaatttcaggggtttgtataataaaagcgtataatagtaaaaaaaaatagttgtctttaaaatagtatttcttatttgtataattgagtaaattttatagagagtttagatttttttttcgcGGTGCATCAACTTTCATTTTATGTGTCAAGTacaatttgtatattttatttgtatatttgagTAAATCTTATAGGGAGTTTAGATGTCTTTTTCGCGGTGCATCAACTttcatttttacaatttatatttttttatttaattaactcaCACACATTAGTGAGGCTCGAACCTAAAACATGAGTCTTTGAGTGACCACTTTTTACCATTGAAACTTGACGTCGCCGTCTAATGTCAAATACAATACgagatcaataaaattaatttagcttATATATATTCCGGCAAGTTTTATAGTCCATGGCCCAATTTCAACTCTTCTATCATTTTCGACATGTAGCTATAAGAAAAGGAGTTATAGTGAAAAGATGAACAGGGAtctatatgtttatttttgaaatcataGCAATTAACCGTCTCTTGTTTCTATATTTGGGCAAATTTTGGGAGTTTAGATGTCATTTTCCAATAcataaacttcaatttttgagtttgaatacGATATTTGATAAGAAGAGATCAAGAAAATTTAGCTTACATACATCCTAGAAAGATAATTTCtcctctctttttctctttttctctttttctccaCGCGATGGAGCTCCAGTTTCTTTTCAGTCTATCCTTTTCTGTCATCTGtctaatcttcttcttcaaactaGTATTCCAATCCCAAAACCCTAATACGAAATCCCTCCCTGGGCCACTGAAACTTCCTCTTATCGGCAACTTGCACAACATGATAGGCTCGCAGCCACACCATGTTCTCAAAGAAATAGCTAGAAAACATGGGCCTATAATTAAACTTCAATTGGGAGAAATATCGATGGTTGTAATCTCTTCTGCGGAGTTAGCCAAAGAGGTTATGAAGACACATGATCTGGCCTTCGCGGATAGGCCAGAATTTCTAGCCTTCAAGGTTTTGTACGAGAAAACTGGCATGCCTATTGTGTCAGCACCTATTGGTGATTATTGGAGGCAGATGAGAAAACTGTGCGCTTTGGAGCTGCTAAGTAACAAAAGAGTCAAGTCATTTGCTCATATTCGTGAAGATGAGACATTGAATCTAATTGAATCCATTCGCTCCGCGTCTGCAACTTCAAATTCTCAACCAATTAATCTCTCTAAAATGATGGTTTCGTTCACAAGCACAGTGACTTTCAGGGCTGCATTCGGGAGCAGATTTGAGCAACAAGATGAGTTTGTATCACTAGACAAAGAAATATGCAAACTGGCTGGAGGTTTTTCTTTGGTAGAAGTGTTTCCTTCgctaaaatttattcatttttttagcGGGATGGAAGCTAAGATATTGAAGCTTCATGGTAAAGCAGACAAGATCCTAGATAATCTAATCAACCAGCGTAGGGAGAGCATGAAATTGGAGAAAATTACTGCTACTGCTTCTGCTTCTGGAGAAGAAAATTTAGTTGATGTGCTCTTAAGGCTTCAAGAGACCAGCAGTTTGGGGTTTCCTATTACTACCAAAAACATCAAATCTATTATTTGGGTTAGTATATATAAGtttgttttcttaaataaaaatcagcatataaataaatgacttcattttttcttaattgaatCACTATTTATGCCTCCAGGGCTTTAACTAAGTGGTGTTCAAGTAGTTTTCTTTAACTAATTGCCGAGTTCAAATCCTGAGAGTAGGGTTTAAAAGTTCAATTTAGATTTTTCCTACTATTCTACcattttataaaaaacaaaaaaaaaatagttagagatgtcctttatttttaaaatggtaACATAAACCCCTTTAATAACAATATACCATTTGACTACGCACTAGTTACGTAATTGTATTCCATTTATGCATAATTGCTAAAGAAGGAGTTCACATGTGATTGCcgttaaaaaattaagggtTTCTATTACCGTTTTGTCAAATCATCTGTCATTTTTCCTATAACTTTTCATTttaggttttaatttattaaacaaaattatttaacatccaatatttttaatttctagaaCATATTTTCTGGGGGAACAGAATCTGCTGCCACAACGACAGTATGGGTAATGTCAGAGTTGATGAGAAACCCTGGAGTGATGAAGAAGGCACAGGCTGAAGTAAGAGAAGCACTCaagggaaataaaaatatttcggAGGCAGATATTCAGGAACTAAATTACTTGAAAATGATCATCAAAGAAACTCTAAGATTGCACCCACCAAATCCACTCTTAGTTCCACGACAGACCAGGGAGGCATGCGAGATAAAAGGCTATGAAATTCCTGTAAAGACCAGAGTTGTAGTAAATGCATGGGCTATTGGAAGAGATTTTAAGTACTGGAATGAAGCTGAGAATTTTGTACCTGAGAGATTTAATGGTAACGGAGGCAACAATTCGATCGATTTCAAGGGAAATGACTTTGAATTTATTCCATTCGGGGCAGGACGGAGGATGTGTCCAGGCATAGCATTTGGTCTAGCTAACATTGAGCTGCCTCTCGCTCAGCTTCTCTATAATTTTGAATGGGAACTCCCTGGTGGAATTGCATCGCAGGATCTTGACATGAGTGAGGCTTTTGGAGCCATTGTCTcaaggaaaaatgatttgtgCTTACTTGCCACTCCTGTCTCGCCTGATAACGATCATCAACTCTGATGATATTTTacttgcattttaatttattatgtgaAATGTATAAGATGAATGTGTGAGCCAAATAATATTAGCTGTATTTTATGGCCATTGAAAatggttttgtaattttgctTAGCAAGTGAAAGATATTAGACTAGTTTGTGCATATTTCTCCGGATCCCAGCGTGCCATGCTATATGTTAATGGAAGATGTATATCAATCAAATTTAACTATAATGAATTTTGATATCTAATCTTCAGATATTTCAAAATCTACAATTTTAAGTGCCTGACTTCAATTTTGACTTTCAAAAGTATCATTGAACCTATATACCGTCTTTTTAGAAATTCTTCCATTCTTtcttcttaaaagaaaattttgtcgTAATGAAAAAACTTTAGAGGagccaaaacaataaaatattaaaataataataaaaaacattttgttgcttattttctattttgagctttattaattattacccAAAATTATCTCAACATGTTCCACCCATTTCACAATATTGTTTTTCCTCATTACTTTTCTCTAATCTCCTAAATTTCTAATTACAGAAAGATGAGTTGTAACTCATCTCCGATTAAGAACGCCTGTTAGTCAATAGCTTAAATCACCCAAGCTCTTTAccttttgattttatcaatttgTCAATTGAGAGCAGTTTTGTTTTGATAGAATGTGGATGTGTTACACAACATGGTTCTGTAGTTATTTACAGCTTTCCCCATATCTGTGAGCAGCTTTATTCACTATTAACGTTAATTTTGCacagtaattttaattattgtactATTTTCCATCTCATAGGAAAAAGATAGATGCAATTACCGATGGTCTGTAAGCCATCCTAAAGCCTGGATTTGATGACGAATGTAATgatcaataattttgttaattcataatattaaaGGCAACATTCGGCTAGTATtgaatattaatattgttCCTAGTATTTGAACGGGCATGAAATTGTTTATGTTCTGATAATGTTTGTTGATTTTGCAGTGAGACTGCTGAATGATCCAtaaaaagaagggaaatagTGTTTCAATGTTGACATTCTACAGATGAATTTTAAGTTTGATTAATCTGATAATATCCGTGCTTGGATtcaatatcattattttcGCATTGTTCAGGTAGTTGCCGTCTTCCATAGCTGGTGCAATATTATGGATTCTGCAGTAAAAGAAATGCTTCAGAAGTATTGCGTCTTTTTACAGCATTCTTCATAACAACGTTTGCAGCACTTTTCACATGCTGTCATAATGCAGATTTCTTGTAGCGgatataaattattgtatcTCTGTTGCATGGtgtgtgatttattttatgcGTTGTTAATCTTGATTCTTTATCCCCTTTGGCAGATTTCTCTAAGAAGTGAATGAAACGGCTGATTTCTCAGAGCCCATTGAAGATATATATAGCACGTACATGGTTGCGTAGTGTCTACTGTTTTTGAAAGAGTAAAGCTAGAAGTGTGTGGAGGCCAATAAGTTTAGTTTTAGATATTTGTGTGTAACTGTTATTGATCTTAGACCGTTCAGATATTTGTACAAATAGAgcttgttaaaaaaaaaaatcaggagACAGGGAAAGAATAAGTAAGAAGAAAATTGGGATCCATATGTCACACGAATGACTCGTATATATGTTTGTccaactcaaatttatttcatttagcatttcttttcacttgtTCTAACCCTAGCTAATTAACCTCGAAAGACCAATAATTGTTAGAGATTATAATAGAGataaatgatatttattatacaaCCATTCAATTAGCTACATGCAGTAGCATTCGACATCAAgtttataaagataattaaaataaataaagtctCTTgctattatgaaaattttacgTGACGAGTTTAATTACAATgttgtaaaataatgaaaaagacGGTTTACAGCATTGTGAACTTCTCTTGGACTATAATCTCGAATTTTTATGCTAGGCCGGAAGCTGACTCCTTACCACTATTTTACAAGTATGCTAGGGTTAGATGAAGCATGAGCCATGATGCTACGGTCTTGTTCAAATTTGTCCATATCCTCCCTAAAGATTACCACCAATGCTTCTATTCCTTTACCATCACTTGTGCTTGATAAAATAGCGAATTTACGTGATGACATGGGTCCAACACTAAACCAAACAGGCTCCAACCACACTagttaaagtttattttattttgttatatgattataattcgtatttgttttcttcattagttatttttatatcatgttaatttataaatctaaaTTCTCTTGGATCTATATTGAATTAAGACATAATATTGACACTCCGATATATTTTTGACACATTAGGTACTTAATCTCATATTTATCCATACAGATGACCAATTAAGAATTAAACAGCATAGTAATTAACTAgctaaaaaaatgcaaaatataaatatgagagAGTATTTTGACCATAATTTAAAAACCGAGAGTGGATCTTGTAACCTTTGTATTTTCTAGATTAGTctctattaatttctttttatgcaattaatttttatttaataattgattactagatttataaatttcctGCGGTTCGACTTCCGACTCAacgggttatattataattggACACCCTTATACTTTGGAGTAATCAACACTTTTGAATCATGTTAAGTTTTTTACTTCGttattatagaattttctaaatttggtatcaatttcatttttattattttttattttctattctcatttattagttttgctctttatttatctttttatcaTTCCTTTGCTTAATTCTAGtgtttttccctttttaaaaaatttcaattagctCCCTTCTTTCTCTTGAAATTAGTATACTACCATAAAgcttatgaaaattttattttggcctaaaatttcttacaaatCAGTCCCTATATGAAATTGGAATTTGGATGTATGAATTGTGACTTACTCTTTGGACTTTTGAACATTGTGTGAAACGACCCGCCCCGCAACCTCCCCCAGGGCGAGTCTATCTAAACTCGTAAAATCGAATTAATAacaaatctataaaaaaatttcggcagagtctcccttataaataaaacatatccaACCCTGCAAATGACAAAATAACACTCccgaaataatttaataaccaAACATCCTCCATAACCAACTTCTCAAATCAACTTATCAAATATCACCAAAATCATccgaatattaaaatacaacgattatccttaataacataaaataataacacaaatttcgaatataataataaaatccacgACTTCTAGCACCATCACGTGACCACAATATCAAACTAACGTTCACTACTGGGTTGACTGATGTACCTGTAAATCTCctgtgggggggggggaatataataaaagaggggtgagtataaaactcagtgagctcagtgagtggatagtagGTGCTgatactttaataaattattcaaaatcatttaatctttctcaaatcttttcttaaatcaatttcaatttcgtaaatcaattctcaagtcaatttctcaaaatatcataaactcatttaattcaaattgaataaCTGCAATAATAAATCTGCATAAAATCGATGAAATCACCATACTCATATCAAATACTGAATACTAAAAACTGTCATCAAACAAGTACCTAGGGGATAATCTGATCATATCCGGGCTACAACGCCCAAGCAATGACGCACTATCTGGGTAACGTCACGCCCCGGAGCCACAACGGATAGATGGGGACGAtctcatctcatatctcatatCTCATATCTCATATCTCATATCTCTTATCTCATATATCTGTACTGTGCATGCATAAGCCCCCAAAAGGCAAAAGTGCCCGaacacacggcccaaagcctctatgtgtgtcccgacgggccccaaaggcctctaTCTCATCTTATCTGTATCTTTTTTCTGTATCTCTTTTTATCTGTATCTCTGTATCTGGAGGGAAATGTACTGTCTAATGATTTCAAAACTAATAGTAAACATATGATCCCATctgaaatctcatttttttttctattcaaCATATCTCAAATCTGCTCAATTCTAAT
This window contains:
- the LOC107175462 gene encoding premnaspirodiene oxygenase-like, which gives rise to MELQFLFSLSFSVICLIFFFKLVFQSQNPNTKSLPGPLKLPLIGNLHNMIGSQPHHVLKEIARKHGPIIKLQLGEISMVVISSAELAKEVMKTHDLAFADRPEFLAFKVLYEKTGMPIVSAPIGDYWRQMRKLCALELLSNKRVKSFAHIREDETLNLIESIRSASATSNSQPINLSKMMVSFTSTVTFRAAFGSRFEQQDEFVSLDKEICKLAGGFSLVEVFPSLKFIHFFSGMEAKILKLHGKADKILDNLINQRRESMKLEKITATASASGEENLVDVLLRLQETSSLGFPITTKNIKSIIWNIFSGGTESAATTTVWVMSELMRNPGVMKKAQAEVREALKGNKNISEADIQELNYLKMIIKETLRLHPPNPLLVPRQTREACEIKGYEIPVKTRVVVNAWAIGRDFKYWNEAENFVPERFNGNGGNNSIDFKGNDFEFIPFGAGRRMCPGIAFGLANIELPLAQLLYNFEWELPGGIASQDLDMSEAFGAIVSRKNDLCLLATPVSPDNDHQL